A region of Chelonia mydas isolate rCheMyd1 chromosome 7, rCheMyd1.pri.v2, whole genome shotgun sequence DNA encodes the following proteins:
- the LRRC18 gene encoding leucine-rich repeat-containing protein 18, with product MAKGKAKGPKGKKITLKVAKNSIKITFDGKRRLDLSKMGITTFPKCILKLADVDELDLSRNMIKKIPDFIEKFQNLRWLDLHSNQIEKLPETIGMLQNLFYLNICNNKLTTRSLPVELSQLKNLCTLNLGLNQIDNLPTTLGALKELQDMGLFDNYLTTIPNSVAKLPKLKKMNVKRNPFPQPTEEELLIDTIKRIEALYLVDEKDLCGPCLKKCQEERDKLNKLKNTVPTSLRKPNFSSLMTPNSTAKDNQTEWR from the coding sequence ATGGCCAAGGGGAAAGCAAAAGGCCCCAAGGGGAAAAAGATCACCTTGAAAGTCGCCAAAAACTCCATCAAGATCACGTTTGATGGAAAACGCCGCCTTGACCTGAGCAAGATGGGCATCACCACCTTCCCCAAGTGCATCCTCAAGCTGGCTGATGTGGATGAGCTAGATTTGAGCAGGAACATGATCAAGAAAATCCCAGACTTCATTGAGAAGTTTCAAAACCTGCGCTGGCTGGATTTGCACAGCAACCAGATCGAGAAGCTGCCAGAGACGATCGGCATGCTCCAGAACCTCTTCTACCTCAACATCTGCAACAACAAGCTGACGACCAGGAGCCTGCCAGTGGAGCTAAGCCAGCTGAAGAACCTGTGCACCCTCAACCTGGGCTTGAACCAGATCGACAACCTCCCCACCACCCTTGGGGCCCTGAAGGAGCTCCAGGACATGGGCCTCTTTGACAACTACCTGACGACCATCCCCAACAGTGTGGCAAAGCTCCCCAAGCTCAAGAAGATGAATGTGAAGAggaaccccttcccccagccaacAGAGGAGGAACTGTTAATTGACACCATCAAGCGCATTGAAGCCCTGTACTTGGTGGATGAGAAAGACCTGTGTGGCCCCTGTCTGAAGAAGTGCCAGGAGGAGAGGGACAAGCTGAACAAGCTGAAGAACACGGTGCCCACCTCTCTGAGGAAGCCAAATTTTTCTTCCCTCATGACGCCCAACTCCACGGCAAAGGATAACCAAACAGAGTGGCGGTGA